The Rhodococcus antarcticus DNA segment AGGTGGCCAACGGGGTGAAGAACGTGCTGGCCACGGTGGTCAACGGCGTGGCTGCGGTGACGTTCATCCTGTTCGCACACCCGGACTGGGCCGTCGTGGGCTGCATCGCGCTGGGCTCGACCCTGGGCGGGGTGCTCGGGGCGCGGATGGGCCGACGGCTGTCCCCCGCCGTGCTGCGCGGCGTGATCGTGGTGGTCGGGGTGGCCGCCATCGTCAACATCGTGCTGCGCTGAGCCTGCACCCGCCCGCACCCGGGAACGACGGTGTGCGTGCACAACGCACCAAGAACGGATCCGGAACGACGCTGTGCGCGCAGAACGCGGTGGGGACCGGCTGGAGGGGTCAGGGGGCGGTGCCGTCCTCGTCGGTGCGCTCGGCCGGTGTGTTGCCCGCCACGGCCATGCCGCCGAGCAGCCGCAGCCCCGGCGCGTCGTCCTCGCGCTGGGCGAACACCGTGGGGGAGCCGCCGGCCCGCAGCACGCCGTCGAGCCCACCCCAGGCCAGCATCGTGAGGTAGTCCACCAGCGCCTCGGTGCTCATGGTGCGGTGGTCGATCCACCAGTGCGTGGCCAGCTGCACCATCCCGATCACCCCGTAGGCCCACACCTCCGCGCCGCCGGAGTCCATCCGCATGGCCCGCAGCCGGTCACCGATGAGCGAGGCCAGCGCCTCGGCCACGATCCGCTCGGTGGTCGCCACCACCTCGTCGCTGTCGCCGACCTCGTTGTTGTGCGCGAACACGAACGCGTAGAGCGCCGGCTCGCTCGCCACCGACTCGACGTAGGCCCGGATGACCGCTCGCGTCTGGTCCACGTCCTCCCGCTCCACCTGGAGCTCGGTGACGATGGCCGGCAGGAGCACGGTGGCCGCGACCCGGGTGAGGATCGCGCCGATGAGGTCGCTCTTGTCGGTGAAGTGCCGGTAGAGCACCGTCTTGCTCACCTCGAGCTCGGCCGCGATGGCCTCCATGCCGATCGACGGGCCCCCCCGGCGGATCGCGACCAGGGCGGCGTCGACGAACTCCTCGCGACGGGCCCGCTTGTGCTCGTCCCAGCGGCGCTTGCGACCGTCGACCTTGGCCACCCCGGCAGCGGCGATCGCGACCCCCTTCTCCGCGGCGGCCAGCCCCTTCTCCGCCGCCGCGACGCCGCGCTCGGCCGCCGTGAGCGCACCCCGCAGGCGGTTGCTCTTCGCCGGCACGCCGTCGTTCTTCATGTTATCCACGGTATCAGTTACGCCTCATCACATGATCTGCTGGGCACTCTCCGGTCGATGGTCCCAGGGTGTGGCGCGGACCACCAGTGCGTGGTCCGCGCGAGCGTGGAGGGGACCTCGCCCCCGGGGCCGGACATCACGCACGGGTGCGGCGCAGCCGTGCTCCGGCCTCCTGCAGCACGCTGTCGCGCTTGCAGAAGGCGAAGCGGAGCAGGTGCGACCACGGGGCGGGGTCCGCGCAGAACACCCCGACCGGCACCGCCGCCACCCCGACCCGGCCCGGCAGCTCGCGGCACAGGGCCAGGCCGTCGGTGAACCCGAGCGGCCGTGGGTCCGCGCAGACGAAGTAGGTGCCCTCGCTGGGGTGCACCGTCATGCCGACCTCGGCGAGCGTGGCGGACAGCGCGTCCCGCTTGTGCGCCAACCCCTCCCGCAGGTCCGCCACCCACGCCTGCTCGTGGGTGAGGGCGTGGGCGACGGCAGGCTGGAACGGG contains these protein-coding regions:
- a CDS encoding TetR/AcrR family transcriptional regulator encodes the protein MKNDGVPAKSNRLRGALTAAERGVAAAEKGLAAAEKGVAIAAAGVAKVDGRKRRWDEHKRARREEFVDAALVAIRRGGPSIGMEAIAAELEVSKTVLYRHFTDKSDLIGAILTRVAATVLLPAIVTELQVEREDVDQTRAVIRAYVESVASEPALYAFVFAHNNEVGDSDEVVATTERIVAEALASLIGDRLRAMRMDSGGAEVWAYGVIGMVQLATHWWIDHRTMSTEALVDYLTMLAWGGLDGVLRAGGSPTVFAQREDDAPGLRLLGGMAVAGNTPAERTDEDGTAP